A genomic stretch from Rhodothermales bacterium includes:
- a CDS encoding histidine phosphatase family protein encodes MKTLYVFRHGKSDWDAAYTHDSERPLAKRGKAASARQGRWLSEADVPPDLIYCSPSRRTRETIERASRAAGWNAPVETREQLYETDGARYLQIVRSAPAEARRLMLVGHEPMCSELIARLTGGVVRFPTAALARIDIDREAWAVVGASDGVLVWLMPARIKPA; translated from the coding sequence ATGAAAACCCTTTACGTGTTCCGGCACGGCAAATCGGACTGGGACGCGGCCTATACGCACGATAGCGAGCGGCCGCTGGCGAAGCGCGGAAAGGCGGCTTCGGCGCGGCAGGGACGGTGGCTTAGCGAGGCGGATGTGCCCCCGGATCTCATCTATTGTTCTCCGTCCCGCCGCACGCGCGAAACGATCGAACGGGCATCCCGTGCGGCCGGCTGGAACGCGCCCGTGGAAACACGCGAACAGCTCTACGAGACCGACGGCGCGCGCTACCTCCAGATCGTGCGCTCCGCGCCGGCGGAGGCGAGGCGGCTCATGCTGGTAGGCCACGAACCGATGTGCAGCGAACTGATAGCGCGCCTCACGGGCGGCGTCGTCCGCTTTCCGACGGCGGCGCTTGCCCGGATCGATATCGACCGGGAGGCCTGGGCGGTGGTCGGGGCGTCGGACGGCGTCCTGGTCTGGCTGATGCCGGCGCGCATCAAGCCGGCCTGA
- a CDS encoding L,D-transpeptidase → MTALRLVLTLILALAGAVSAAGQSYISQEALADILNNQKGLMEEQPEVYYNYFTLYNTRGNNVMARNTFFKVLGDGNLDVGKERSKLVELLNRKLISNLEIGDTLVVPTEYDLDFRSYSPFPLYYPGAKDFDKLFIIEKTIQAFAAYEYGRLARWGIVNTGSEESRTPNGRFNFNWKSEYRISSLSPPGEDWEMYWVFNFHEERGIHTHQYPMPSGGPTSHGCVRLVDADAEWVYNWASGWQTGRSPGFKTGQRIVVKPGTTVLVIGEDPTDHPHPFTYEKRFPVLKRLILPAHPYDIPAGTSQQEYFDRIRLASADQ, encoded by the coding sequence ATGACCGCTCTCCGTCTCGTGCTGACGCTGATCCTCGCGCTCGCCGGCGCCGTGTCGGCGGCCGGCCAGTCCTACATCAGCCAGGAAGCCCTCGCCGATATCCTCAACAACCAGAAGGGGTTGATGGAGGAGCAGCCCGAGGTGTACTACAACTACTTTACGTTGTACAACACCCGCGGCAACAACGTGATGGCGCGTAACACCTTTTTTAAGGTGCTCGGCGACGGCAACCTCGACGTAGGCAAGGAACGAAGCAAACTGGTCGAACTCCTCAACCGGAAACTGATCAGCAACCTGGAAATCGGCGACACGCTCGTCGTGCCGACGGAGTACGACCTCGACTTCCGCTCGTATTCCCCATTCCCGCTGTACTACCCCGGCGCGAAGGATTTCGACAAGCTGTTTATCATCGAGAAGACCATCCAGGCCTTCGCAGCCTACGAATACGGCCGCCTCGCCCGCTGGGGCATCGTCAACACGGGTTCGGAGGAATCGCGCACGCCGAACGGGCGCTTCAACTTCAACTGGAAATCGGAGTACCGCATTTCCTCGCTCAGCCCTCCCGGCGAAGACTGGGAGATGTACTGGGTGTTCAACTTCCACGAGGAGCGCGGCATCCACACGCATCAGTACCCCATGCCCTCGGGCGGCCCGACGAGCCACGGATGTGTCCGCCTGGTCGACGCCGACGCCGAGTGGGTCTACAACTGGGCCTCAGGCTGGCAGACCGGCCGGTCGCCCGGCTTCAAGACGGGCCAGCGCATCGTGGTGAAGCCCGGAACGACGGTGCTGGTCATCGGCGAGGATCCGACGGATCATCCGCATCCGTTCACCTACGAAAAACGCTTCCCGGTGCTCAAGCGCCTCATCCTCCCGGCCCATCCGTACGACATCCCGGCCGGCACGTCGCAGCAGGAGTACTTCGACCGCATCCGCCTCGCGAGCGCCGATCAGTGA
- the lepB gene encoding signal peptidase I, which yields MDRLDPSSGAPLAGAYADPPLQEVATARWRERRSILWEWGGAVALALIAALLIRALFFEAFRIPSESMENTLQVGDFVLVSKLHYGPRLPITLGLPFTKLYLDDVHLPYLRFPGFTGVHRGDVIVFNVPTETEPLDRKTHYIKRVIGLPGDSLSIINKIPYAGQEALPMMDNMKQRWRAFPVQGETLPLERLTGAGVVQITLPQRRDDPVDFEATVNVARDVAQWAEVREVKALVRSASLQSRMFPSGHSFSPDNYGPLYIPAEGDTVAINDATWSNYEAIVTHYEGHEAERLGENQYTIDGKPADSYVIEQDYFFVMGDNRDSSLDSRTWGYVPKDHIVGKAVLIYFSWDPYQKKARAERIPLRIH from the coding sequence TTGGACAGGCTTGACCCATCTTCAGGGGCGCCGCTGGCCGGCGCCTACGCCGATCCGCCGCTCCAGGAAGTGGCCACGGCGCGGTGGCGGGAGCGGCGGAGCATCCTGTGGGAGTGGGGCGGAGCCGTCGCGCTGGCCCTGATCGCGGCCCTCCTCATCCGTGCGCTCTTCTTCGAGGCGTTCCGCATCCCGTCCGAATCGATGGAGAACACGCTCCAGGTCGGCGATTTTGTCCTGGTGTCGAAGCTTCACTACGGACCTCGCCTGCCTATCACCCTGGGGCTGCCCTTCACGAAGCTCTACCTCGACGACGTTCACCTGCCCTACCTGCGTTTTCCCGGCTTCACCGGCGTGCATCGCGGCGACGTGATCGTGTTCAACGTGCCGACGGAAACCGAGCCGCTCGATCGCAAGACCCACTACATCAAACGCGTGATCGGGCTGCCGGGCGACTCGCTCTCGATCATCAACAAGATTCCCTACGCCGGCCAGGAAGCCCTGCCGATGATGGACAACATGAAGCAGCGGTGGCGCGCGTTTCCCGTGCAGGGCGAAACGCTTCCCCTGGAGCGCCTCACCGGCGCCGGCGTCGTCCAGATCACCTTGCCGCAGCGGCGCGACGACCCTGTCGATTTTGAAGCCACCGTCAATGTGGCGCGCGACGTTGCCCAGTGGGCGGAAGTGCGCGAAGTGAAGGCGCTGGTCCGTTCGGCCAGTTTGCAGAGCCGGATGTTTCCTTCAGGTCATTCGTTCTCACCCGACAACTACGGTCCGCTCTACATTCCGGCCGAGGGCGACACCGTGGCGATCAACGACGCCACCTGGTCGAATTACGAAGCGATTGTCACCCATTACGAAGGCCACGAGGCCGAGCGTCTGGGCGAAAATCAGTACACGATCGACGGCAAGCCGGCGGATTCGTACGTGATCGAGCAGGACTACTTCTTCGTGATGGGCGACAATCGGGACAGTTCGCTGGATAGCCGGACGTGGGGCTACGTGCCGAAGGATCACATCGTCGGCAAGGCGGTCCTCATCTACTTCTCCTGGGATCCTTATCAGAAAAAAGCCCGCGCCGAGCGCATCCCGTTACGGATTCACTGA
- the lepB gene encoding signal peptidase I has product MSKDKRRRDRQKARAKGSRSEANGRTADAQSPQTAKGKLREWGEALLFAVIVMLIVRTFIFDLFRIPTPSMEKSLLVGDYLFVSKLHYGTRTPLTLGVPFTQIYVPGVHFPSFRLPGFTEVKRGDAVVFNYPDEEKPVDRKTHYIKRTIGLPGETLEVRDKVVYINGEAQPFVETMQRLWNVYKTDQRVHLSASRLSAIGIDSVSATLDPQLVRVVATEQAIDQIRTWPYIDRVEPYLAPENAGYSAVMYPPGRGYTPDQYGPITIPKAGMTVDLTPESWPVYEPVIRRYEHHSVRVTPAGTYEIDGQPASSYTFEQDYYFMMGDNRDNSEDSRFWGFVPMDHIVGKALLVYYSWDASSFLPRFRRFFKIIH; this is encoded by the coding sequence ATGTCGAAAGACAAGCGCAGGCGGGACCGTCAGAAGGCCCGTGCCAAAGGAAGCCGATCGGAAGCGAACGGTCGCACGGCCGACGCGCAGTCCCCGCAGACGGCCAAGGGCAAACTGCGAGAATGGGGCGAGGCGCTTCTATTTGCCGTTATTGTCATGTTGATCGTCCGGACGTTCATCTTCGATCTGTTCCGGATCCCGACGCCCTCGATGGAGAAGAGCCTGCTGGTGGGGGACTACCTGTTCGTCTCCAAGCTCCACTACGGCACCCGCACGCCGCTCACGCTCGGCGTGCCCTTCACGCAGATTTATGTCCCGGGCGTCCATTTCCCGTCTTTCCGGCTCCCTGGCTTTACGGAGGTGAAGCGCGGCGACGCCGTCGTGTTCAACTACCCGGACGAGGAGAAGCCGGTCGACCGCAAGACGCACTACATCAAGCGCACGATCGGTCTGCCCGGCGAGACGCTGGAAGTGCGCGACAAGGTCGTGTATATCAACGGCGAGGCGCAGCCGTTTGTGGAGACGATGCAGCGGCTCTGGAACGTATACAAGACGGATCAGCGGGTGCATCTGTCGGCATCGCGCCTGAGTGCGATCGGCATCGATTCGGTTTCGGCCACGCTGGACCCGCAGCTCGTGCGCGTGGTGGCGACGGAGCAGGCCATCGACCAGATTCGCACGTGGCCCTATATCGACCGGGTGGAGCCCTACCTGGCGCCGGAAAACGCCGGCTACAGCGCGGTCATGTATCCGCCGGGCCGCGGCTATACTCCGGACCAGTACGGGCCGATAACGATTCCGAAAGCCGGCATGACGGTAGACCTGACGCCGGAGTCCTGGCCGGTTTACGAACCCGTAATTCGCCGCTACGAGCATCATAGCGTGCGGGTGACGCCCGCCGGGACGTACGAGATCGACGGGCAGCCGGCGTCCTCCTACACGTTCGAGCAGGACTATTACTTCATGATGGGCGACAACCGGGACAACTCGGAAGACAGCCGGTTCTGGGGGTTCGTGCCGATGGACCACATTGTCGGCAAGGCGTTGCTCGTGTATTATTCCTGGGATGCCTCGTCCTTCCTGCCGCGCTTCCGCCGGTTCTTCAAGATTATCCATTGA
- the lepA gene encoding translation elongation factor 4 gives MAGYQDKIRNFCIIAHIDHGKSTLADRLLEKTGTLSQRELQNQVLDSMDLERERGITIKSHAIRMKYRAQDGEDYILNLIDTPGHVDFTYEVSRALKACEGAILVVDAAQGIEAQTISNLYLALESDLEIIPVMNKVDLPSARPDLVAGTIEQLIGEPAEDILSISAKTGVGVEEVLEAIVRRVPPPKGDPEAPLKALIFDSVFNQYRGSVVYVRVFDGTLTKRERMRFMSNLKEYDAEEIGIMRLNMEPLEQLKAGEVGYVIGSVKDVRDTRVGDTITTARNPADKPIKGFQEAKPMVFSGLYPTESEKFEDLRTSLEKLQLNDASLTYEPESSSALGFGFRVGFLGLLHMEIIQERLDREFGLDIITTVPNVKYEAHLTNGEMEIVNNPSDLPPLSTITEIREPYVRAQIITPTEYIGGLMQLCQERRGIYINTQYLDTERVDLHYELPLAEIIFDFYDKLKSITRGYASFDYEVLDYRPSELVKLDVMINGDPVDTLSTIVHRDKAYEIGRKLTKKLKDLIPRQMFEVAIQAGIGSRVIARETVKAMRKDVLAKCYGGDISRKRKLLEKQKEGKKRMKQVGRVDVPQEAFLAVLSIED, from the coding sequence ATGGCCGGGTATCAAGACAAGATCCGCAATTTTTGCATCATTGCGCACATCGACCACGGTAAAAGCACGCTCGCCGATCGGCTGCTCGAGAAGACCGGCACGCTGAGCCAGCGCGAGCTGCAGAACCAGGTGCTCGACAGCATGGACCTCGAGCGGGAGCGCGGCATCACGATCAAGAGCCACGCGATCCGGATGAAGTACCGCGCACAGGATGGGGAAGACTATATCCTCAACCTGATCGACACGCCGGGCCACGTCGACTTCACCTACGAAGTGTCGCGCGCGCTCAAGGCGTGCGAAGGCGCCATCCTCGTGGTCGACGCCGCGCAGGGCATCGAGGCGCAGACCATCTCCAACCTCTACCTCGCGCTCGAGAGCGATCTGGAGATCATCCCGGTCATGAACAAGGTGGACCTGCCGAGCGCCCGGCCGGATCTCGTCGCCGGCACGATCGAGCAGCTCATCGGGGAGCCGGCGGAAGACATTCTTTCCATCAGCGCCAAAACCGGCGTCGGGGTGGAAGAAGTGCTCGAGGCGATCGTGCGCCGCGTGCCGCCGCCCAAGGGCGACCCCGAGGCCCCGCTCAAGGCGCTGATTTTCGACTCGGTTTTCAACCAGTACCGCGGCTCGGTCGTGTATGTGCGCGTGTTCGACGGCACGCTCACGAAGCGCGAGCGCATGCGGTTCATGTCGAATCTGAAGGAATACGACGCCGAGGAGATCGGGATCATGCGGCTCAACATGGAGCCGCTGGAGCAGCTGAAGGCCGGCGAAGTCGGTTATGTGATCGGATCGGTGAAAGACGTGCGCGACACGCGGGTCGGCGACACGATCACCACGGCCCGCAACCCGGCGGACAAGCCCATCAAGGGATTCCAGGAAGCCAAACCCATGGTCTTCAGCGGGCTCTACCCGACGGAGTCCGAAAAATTCGAGGACCTGCGCACGTCGCTGGAGAAACTGCAGCTGAACGATGCGTCCCTCACGTACGAGCCGGAAAGTTCGTCGGCCCTGGGGTTCGGGTTTCGCGTGGGCTTCCTCGGCTTGCTGCACATGGAGATCATCCAGGAGCGCCTGGATCGTGAGTTCGGGCTCGATATCATCACGACGGTGCCGAACGTCAAGTACGAGGCGCACCTGACGAACGGCGAGATGGAGATCGTGAACAACCCGAGCGATCTGCCGCCTCTCAGCACGATCACCGAGATCCGCGAACCGTACGTGCGGGCGCAAATCATCACGCCGACCGAGTACATCGGCGGCCTGATGCAGCTGTGCCAGGAACGGCGCGGCATCTATATCAATACCCAGTACCTGGATACCGAGCGCGTAGACCTCCACTACGAACTCCCCCTCGCGGAAATCATTTTCGACTTTTACGACAAGCTGAAAAGCATCACGCGGGGCTATGCGTCCTTCGATTACGAAGTGCTCGACTATCGCCCGAGTGAACTCGTTAAGCTGGACGTTATGATCAACGGCGATCCGGTCGATACCCTCTCCACGATCGTCCATCGCGACAAGGCCTACGAGATCGGCCGGAAGCTGACGAAGAAGCTGAAGGATCTGATTCCGCGTCAGATGTTCGAAGTAGCGATCCAGGCCGGCATCGGCTCCCGCGTCATCGCCCGCGAAACCGTGAAGGCGATGCGCAAGGACGTGCTCGCCAAGTGCTACGGCGGCGATATTTCCCGTAAGCGGAAGCTGCTCGAGAAGCAGAAGGAGGGGAAAAAACGCATGAAGCAGGTAGGCCGGGTCGACGTGCCCCAGGAAGCGTTCCTGGCCGTTCTCTCCATCGAGGACTGA
- the lspA gene encoding signal peptidase II, translating into MHILWITVAIIVVDQITKQVVLHNMYVGESIPLLGDWLKFTFTENPGMAFGITFGPRGMVTFLSMAATGLIFLYLYRVRKLYQPYRMSIAFILGGALGNIIDRVFYGVLFSDAPLFAGKVVDFIHVNLWRGYLPESWPIVGGKYTALFPIWNVADMAIVVGVLGILVFQGTFQHELMREQLKNEAGGIDPAGDHPTVDAPDQPAVEAPEQAANPEGSSKE; encoded by the coding sequence ATGCACATTCTCTGGATTACCGTTGCCATCATCGTGGTCGACCAGATCACCAAGCAGGTGGTGCTTCACAACATGTATGTTGGTGAATCGATTCCCCTGCTCGGCGACTGGCTCAAATTCACGTTCACGGAAAATCCGGGGATGGCCTTCGGCATCACGTTCGGTCCGCGCGGCATGGTCACCTTCCTGTCCATGGCCGCTACCGGGTTGATATTTCTGTACCTCTACCGGGTGCGGAAGCTGTATCAGCCCTACCGGATGAGCATTGCCTTCATCCTGGGCGGCGCGCTGGGGAATATCATCGACCGGGTGTTCTACGGGGTGCTGTTCAGCGACGCGCCGTTGTTTGCGGGGAAGGTGGTGGACTTCATCCACGTGAATCTGTGGCGCGGCTACCTGCCGGAGTCCTGGCCGATCGTGGGCGGCAAGTATACGGCGCTGTTTCCGATCTGGAACGTGGCGGACATGGCGATCGTGGTCGGCGTGCTGGGCATCCTGGTGTTTCAGGGTACGTTCCAGCACGAGTTGATGCGCGAACAGCTCAAAAACGAAGCCGGCGGCATCGATCCGGCCGGCGATCACCCCACCGTCGACGCGCCGGATCAGCCGGCGGTCGAAGCCCCCGAGCAGGCCGCGAATCCCGAGGGATCCTCGAAGGAATGA
- a CDS encoding molecular chaperone DnaK translates to MEKIEAHTDVKTPLTDEELRYFEDLIVQRRSSAVEDIDRLRMQLQDAREQSENDTAYSYHMADAGTDAMEREKLYLMLARQQKYVSYLDRALERIKNKTYGICKITGNPISKERLEAVPHTEISIEAKLKQRK, encoded by the coding sequence ATGGAAAAAATCGAAGCACATACCGACGTCAAGACCCCCCTTACCGACGAAGAACTCCGCTATTTCGAGGATTTGATCGTGCAGCGTCGCTCATCGGCCGTCGAGGATATCGACCGGCTGCGGATGCAGCTGCAGGATGCGCGCGAACAGTCCGAGAACGATACCGCATACAGCTACCACATGGCCGACGCCGGCACGGACGCGATGGAGCGCGAAAAGCTGTATCTCATGCTTGCACGCCAGCAGAAATACGTCAGCTATCTGGATCGCGCCCTCGAGCGGATCAAGAACAAGACGTACGGCATCTGCAAAATCACCGGCAACCCGATCTCGAAAGAGCGTCTGGAAGCCGTGCCGCACACCGAGATCTCGATCGAAGCCAAGCTCAAACAGCGTAAGTAG
- the ileS gene encoding isoleucine--tRNA ligase yields MKTFKEEKQFDLPAMELEMLSRWEKEGLFARSIAARREADTFTFYEGPPTANGRPGIHHVLARTIKDIFCRYKTMKGFRVERKGGWDTHGLPVEIEVEKALGLEGRHQVESYGIEKYNAACRESVLRYKKQWDELTTRMGYWVDLDHPYITFKNEYIESVWWLLKQIYEKGLLYKGYKIQWYSPGSSTVLSSHEVSLGYKEVQDPSVYVRFKQIGAENTYLLAWTTTPWTLISNTGLAVGPAIEYVRYRQTAPDQPAEDLILARARASVLPDTYQEVESMTGADLLGIRYEPLFGYFADEPGAENAWRVVPADFVSTEDGTGIVHMAPAFGAEDYEVGQKQGLPLFNPVTPDGLFDDRAELVAGLWFKDADKVINRHLKERGLLFRQDSYLHNYPHDWRKGTPLMSYPVESWFIRTTAVKDRLIELNNQINWQPRQIGEGRFGEWLKNNVDWALSRRRYWGTPLPIWQSDAPGSTYIEVIGSVAELREKCGDQVPADDRLDLHRPYVDRYTWPAPDGGTMRRVPDLIDVWFDSGAMPFAQWHYPFENRDKFEENFPADFIAEGVDQTRGWFYTLHAIATLVMDEKAFKNVVVNGLLLDEKGEKMSKTKGNAVDPYAFLASHGADPVRWYMMSNSPPWEDLKFSERGLVDTQRKFFGTLQNVYAFFATYANIDGFRFEEARIPVPARAELDRWVMSRLNSTIATVDAAYAEYNPTRAARALEAFVEALSNWYVRRSRRRFWSAKTGETDAGDKLAAYQTVYECLEAVARLMSPIAPFFGDWLYRALNEVAGRTPHDSVHLALLPAVEEDALDPALEHRMELARTISSIVLALRNTSGINVRQPLPRIMVVTGGTTTEEAVERVRSIILEEVNVKAVEYVSGSSRVVKRAARANFKALGRRLGPDMKAAAARIKEMSEEEISRFLEEGQIMLDISGRPMPFQGEDIEVVSEGIDGWLVDQEDGVTVALDTTISEALLVEGLARETVNRIQNMRKTADFDVTDRIRVYFQASGRLAAAIAQQAGWIRNETLAASLEESPHPSGALVETFSIGEEKLTLAVDKIK; encoded by the coding sequence ATGAAGACGTTCAAAGAGGAAAAGCAGTTCGATCTGCCGGCGATGGAGCTGGAGATGCTTTCGCGCTGGGAAAAAGAAGGCCTGTTCGCGCGCAGCATCGCCGCGCGCCGCGAAGCCGATACGTTCACGTTCTACGAGGGGCCGCCGACCGCCAACGGCCGGCCCGGCATCCACCACGTGCTGGCCCGCACGATCAAGGACATCTTCTGCCGTTACAAGACGATGAAGGGGTTTCGCGTCGAACGGAAAGGGGGGTGGGATACGCACGGGCTGCCCGTGGAAATCGAGGTGGAGAAGGCGCTGGGCCTCGAGGGCCGGCACCAGGTCGAATCCTACGGCATCGAGAAATACAACGCGGCCTGCCGCGAGAGCGTCCTGCGGTACAAGAAGCAGTGGGATGAGCTGACGACGCGGATGGGGTACTGGGTCGACCTCGATCATCCGTACATCACGTTCAAGAACGAATACATCGAATCCGTCTGGTGGCTGCTCAAGCAGATCTACGAGAAGGGTCTGCTTTACAAGGGCTACAAGATCCAGTGGTACAGCCCGGGATCGAGCACCGTGCTGTCTTCGCATGAAGTCAGCCTCGGGTATAAAGAGGTGCAGGACCCCAGCGTCTACGTCCGGTTCAAGCAGATCGGGGCGGAAAACACGTACCTGCTGGCGTGGACGACCACGCCGTGGACGCTGATTTCGAACACGGGCCTGGCGGTCGGGCCGGCGATCGAGTATGTCCGGTACCGCCAGACGGCTCCGGATCAGCCGGCCGAGGACCTGATCCTCGCCCGCGCGCGCGCCTCGGTCCTGCCGGACACCTACCAGGAGGTGGAGTCCATGACGGGAGCCGACCTGCTCGGCATCCGGTACGAGCCGCTGTTCGGCTATTTTGCCGACGAGCCCGGTGCCGAAAACGCCTGGCGTGTGGTGCCGGCGGACTTTGTCTCGACCGAGGACGGTACGGGCATCGTGCACATGGCGCCGGCTTTCGGCGCCGAAGACTACGAGGTGGGGCAGAAGCAGGGGCTGCCGCTGTTTAACCCCGTGACGCCGGACGGCCTGTTCGACGACCGGGCCGAGCTCGTCGCCGGCCTGTGGTTCAAGGACGCCGACAAAGTCATCAACCGGCACCTCAAGGAACGCGGTCTGCTGTTCCGGCAGGACAGCTACTTGCACAACTACCCGCACGACTGGCGCAAGGGCACGCCGCTCATGAGTTACCCCGTCGAGAGCTGGTTTATCCGCACGACGGCGGTCAAGGATCGCCTCATCGAGCTCAATAACCAGATCAACTGGCAGCCGCGCCAGATCGGGGAAGGGCGTTTCGGGGAGTGGCTGAAGAACAATGTGGACTGGGCGTTGAGCCGCCGGCGATACTGGGGCACGCCGCTGCCCATCTGGCAGTCGGACGCGCCGGGATCCACCTACATCGAAGTCATCGGCTCCGTCGCCGAGCTGCGGGAGAAATGCGGTGACCAGGTGCCGGCGGACGACCGGCTCGATCTGCACCGCCCGTATGTCGACCGCTACACGTGGCCGGCGCCCGACGGCGGGACGATGCGGCGCGTGCCGGACCTCATCGACGTCTGGTTCGATTCCGGCGCCATGCCCTTCGCGCAGTGGCACTACCCCTTTGAAAACCGCGACAAGTTCGAGGAGAACTTCCCCGCCGACTTTATCGCCGAGGGCGTCGATCAGACGCGCGGCTGGTTCTATACCCTGCACGCCATCGCCACGCTGGTGATGGACGAGAAGGCGTTCAAAAACGTCGTCGTCAACGGCCTCCTGCTCGATGAGAAGGGGGAGAAGATGTCGAAGACGAAGGGCAACGCCGTCGACCCCTACGCCTTCCTCGCCAGCCACGGCGCCGATCCGGTGCGGTGGTACATGATGAGCAATTCGCCGCCCTGGGAGGACCTCAAGTTTTCCGAGCGCGGACTGGTCGATACCCAGCGCAAGTTTTTCGGGACGCTGCAGAACGTCTATGCCTTTTTCGCGACGTACGCCAATATCGACGGCTTCCGGTTCGAGGAGGCGCGGATTCCGGTGCCGGCGCGGGCGGAGCTCGATCGCTGGGTCATGAGCCGGCTCAATTCCACCATCGCGACGGTGGATGCCGCGTATGCCGAATACAACCCGACCCGGGCGGCCAGGGCGCTGGAGGCGTTTGTGGAGGCGTTGTCCAACTGGTACGTCCGCCGGTCCCGCCGGCGGTTCTGGAGCGCCAAGACGGGCGAGACGGATGCCGGCGACAAGCTGGCCGCCTACCAGACCGTCTACGAATGCCTCGAAGCCGTCGCGCGGCTGATGAGCCCGATCGCTCCGTTTTTTGGAGACTGGCTCTACCGCGCGCTGAACGAGGTCGCCGGCCGCACGCCGCACGACTCCGTCCATCTGGCGCTGCTCCCCGCCGTGGAGGAAGACGCGCTGGATCCGGCGCTCGAGCATCGGATGGAGCTGGCGCGGACGATCTCGTCCATCGTGCTTGCGCTGCGCAACACGAGCGGCATCAACGTCCGCCAGCCGCTACCCCGGATCATGGTGGTCACGGGCGGGACGACCACGGAGGAGGCCGTCGAGCGGGTGCGTTCCATCATCCTGGAGGAGGTGAACGTAAAGGCCGTCGAGTACGTCTCCGGGTCGAGCCGCGTCGTAAAACGGGCCGCGAGGGCGAATTTTAAGGCGCTTGGCCGGCGCCTCGGTCCGGACATGAAGGCCGCCGCCGCACGGATCAAGGAGATGAGCGAAGAAGAAATTTCAAGATTCCTTGAAGAAGGGCAGATTATGCTCGATATTAGCGGCCGCCCCATGCCCTTCCAGGGCGAGGATATCGAGGTGGTCAGCGAGGGAATCGACGGCTGGCTGGTCGATCAGGAAGATGGAGTTACCGTTGCGCTGGATACGACCATCTCCGAGGCGCTGCTGGTCGAGGGACTGGCGCGGGAGACGGTCAATCGAATCCAGAACATGCGCAAAACAGCCGATTTTGATGTGACAGATCGGATTCGGGTGTATTTCCAGGCCTCCGGCCGGCTCGCTGCGGCCATAGCTCAGCAGGCCGGATGGATCCGGAACGAGACCCTTGCTGCATCGTTGGAGGAGTCACCTCATCCATCCGGAGCGCTTGTCGAGACGTTTTCGATCGGTGAAGAGAAACTCACCCTGGCTGTAGACAAGATCAAGTAA